The following are encoded together in the Pseudomonadota bacterium genome:
- a CDS encoding type II toxin-antitoxin system VapC family toxin gives MISLDTNVLVRLLTRDDEAQFQKAYALFSKREVYICETVLLETEWVLRHAYEYPPAEIRGALRKVIDLPNVSVSDPPRVALALEWHEKGLDFADALHLAGSQHTEGMATFDKKLIERASDLGSCPPVAL, from the coding sequence GTGATCTCACTCGACACGAACGTCCTCGTGCGGTTGCTGACGAGAGACGACGAAGCACAGTTCCAGAAGGCGTATGCGCTCTTTTCAAAGCGCGAGGTCTATATCTGCGAAACCGTGCTTCTCGAAACCGAGTGGGTGCTCCGGCACGCCTACGAGTATCCACCTGCGGAGATCCGCGGCGCCCTGCGGAAGGTGATCGATCTCCCCAACGTCTCCGTCTCGGATCCGCCGCGGGTCGCGCTCGCGCTCGAGTGGCATGAAAAGGGGCTCGACTTCGCCGACGCGCTGCACCTCGCCGGGAGCCAGCACACCGAAGGAATGGCGACGTTCGACAAGAAGCTCATAGAGCGCGCGT